The following nucleotide sequence is from Archocentrus centrarchus isolate MPI-CPG fArcCen1 chromosome 18, fArcCen1, whole genome shotgun sequence.
AGTTTGTTCTATATGGGGttgcatagctgcagaccagtaaGAGTGTGTCCATGCTGACCCTTGCTCACTGCCAGAAGCACAACTAATGGGCACATGACTATCAGAAcaaagcaatggaagaaggaggcctggtctgatgaatcacgttttcttttaaatcacatGGGTGGCCAGGTGCATGTGTtttgcttacctggggaacacctggcaccatgATACACCATGGGAAGTAGGCAAGCCAgtagaggcagtgtgatgctttgggcagtGTTCTACTGGGAAACCTTGAGTCGTCCCATCAATGTGGATTTTACTTTGACACGTATTACCTATCTAAACTTTGCTGCAGACCATGTTCACCTATTCCCTGATGGTTTTGgcctttcagcaggataatgctctctgccacaaagcaaaaaatggttcaggaatggtttgaggtgCACAACAACAATGAATTTGAGGTGTTGATTGGCCCCCAAATTCCCGACTGCTTAATCCAATCAAGCATTTATGAGATGTACTGAACAAACATGGTGGTAAAATGGTGcggataccacagcacaccttcagtggtctagtggagtccatgccttgatgggtcagggctgttttggcaggaaaagggggaccaacacaatattaggcaggtggtgtGCATGGCTGCATACATGGCAAAGAACCAAACAGGGAACAGTaactacaaaacaaaacacacacacacacacacacacacacacacacacacacacacttaaacgaAATAGCAAACCAACCAAAggtcacacagaaaatatattataatataaccCAAAAGTCCATAAATCAAAACTCTGGGTTCAAGTGCTAGGACCATGAGAAGGGGGGCAATTAATTTTTCATATAAAGCCAGGTAAGTTCGAATAGCTGTTAAATAAGTGCCGTTCATGAGTAAAATCACCATTTAAAACAAGTTATTTTgcatttacttgggttatctttgacTCATATTAAATTTTCTttcatgatctgaaacatttaagtgtgacaaatatgcaaaacaaacaaatgggaaaaaaaaaaacaagaaatcaggaaggacgCAAACACCTTTTCATGGCACTGCATATGATGCTTAATATTTCTGCTCTGTCTGTACtaaatgatataaaaaaatTCCATAGCATTGAGGTGAAACATCATGCCTGGTGGAGCATTTGGTTTGCTATGCTTTCTTgtgttaagcagcatttaatcaggtacttgtaaaaaaaaaacacttcctaCTTCATTCTGTGAAAgacttgttttaaaataaaatagtaaGCATCAAAgctgtttcatttgtttattttttaaatcaaacatttttgATGACCCAAACCCCCCCACAACACAAGATTTGAAAAGGTTTCAATCAAGTTGCTTCAGATTTtaacccaaaaacaaacaaaaaaatcaaacaaaaaatcccaatgtatgaaaacatttgatCATTACACTCCACAGaattgtttaaaatgatttattaatgATAACTGCAAACATAGTACCCTCTCCACACTCTTTAACATActgttaaaaaataagaaattattttaaaatgaattagaTCAGTAGGAAGGTTCAAGGAAACGCTAACAAATCATTTttgataaaaaatgattttgtgtcAGAATGTCTAATCTGCTCATTGTTTCAACTGTTCATGTATTTGATGTTAGTCTGATGTATAACACAGCACAAAGCTACAATGATAATGTTTTAATTTGATACTTTGattaataaagtaaataatgCAGGCTTTCCCATAAAAGTAGAGAGGCAGAAAGTACACTATTTATTTCCTTGTTGTATAATGGCATAAAGGAATAGTACTGATATAAAGTAGTTAAAGTATGTACACAAGTACAGGACCTGAGTACATGTGTTGAGTTATATTCCGCCATTTCCAACAAACATATGGAGCAATGCAACAAGAACATAGAGTGAGGTGAAGTGAGTGAGCAGGATCAGGTTGCCACCACTGCAAAACACACTGTTACATTTGACGGCAGTGGTAGGCGCAGTTTTAGAGACATTGATGGGGACAGTGATACCGACATTGATAGGGACAGTGGTAGGGACAGTGGTAGGGACAGTGGTAGGCACAGTGGCAGGCACAGGGGTCGGTCGTACAAATGCTGAACAATTGAAGTTCACGTCGCTGTCAGTGCCTGGGGAGGTGAAGGTAACAAAGCCTGGTTTTTTGTCGGTGATGGTGTCACTGATCCATTTTTGGTACTTGGACACACGAGTGTAGACTTCAGGCCTCAGAGGCTGAGCACAGCCAACACTGAAACTCACAATTCCACTCTGGATCCAGACTGAATCTTTGTTGATCATGAGGGGTCCCCCTTCATCTCCCTGTGAAAACAAATAGATAAGAGTTGGTAAAAGACAGATGGGTGACTGTTAGAGGTGGACCTGTCTCTGTAGCATCCACACTCTGGAAGAATGACTTGTTTGGAAATTCTTATATGTATGACAACTGAAATGAATAtgtgattttacttttttaacacAAAGTTACAATATCAAATAATACTACATCATATTAGTAAAATACATGCAATATTAGTACTGAGGAACTATATGACCTTTATAATGCATTTTTACTGATTAGTAACAGTGTTGCCCAGTCTCCCCTAATATTAATTGCTGTGAAGCCTCTTTAGTTTAGTATTAGTTCAGTTTAGCTCagtcttaatttaatttaatggatgaatgaagtggtgctaaaaatcaaatgaaacaaataatcATCAAAATAGCTCAGAGAAATCAGGAGCTGGCATGCTAGAATACCATTAATTCTGAATACAATTAGAAGAAAATAGTAGtgacaaaatgaataaataaaaaatacattacaaAGCATGGGCTCTTTCCTCCAGCTTCGAGTCCAGTGCAGATCATGTTCTCTGTTACCTTGACCAGCCCCAAGTCATTATTGTAACATTGGCACTTATTGTTTCCCACTACTGGCACATTTACCTCCTGCAGGGTGTTGGGGAAGGTTAAGTTACCTAATTTCAGAGACATTTCAGAGTTAAGGAGTTGTTAAGGAATCCTTACAGTGAAAAAATACTAATGCTCTTCTACTGTGTATCTTTTTTAACTTACTACTTATACCAAAACCAGTGACCCAGCTGCTGGTGCCATCATTGAAAGTGCTGTTTTCTGAGGCCAAGCAGATGGGCCTAATGTAGTTTGTGAAATCCACAGGAGCCGACAGCCGTAGAAGACATATGTCGTTTTTGTGGGTTATGAAGCTGTATTGAGGATGGCAG
It contains:
- the LOC115797548 gene encoding chymotrypsin-like protease CTRL-1, with amino-acid sequence MALHRFVCCFAVMIILLCKDCHSQQPECGRAVGNNRIIGGQDAAPGSWPWQVFLIISRFFRCGGSLISDQWVLTAAACITSQEVNDAVVYLGLQSRSGPYTNVLDRKLDKVICHPQYSFITHKNDICLLRLSAPVDFTNYIRPICLASENSTFNDGTSSWVTGFGISSNLTFPNTLQEVNVPVVGNNKCQCYNNDLGLVKVTENMICTGLEAGGKSPCFGDEGGPLMINKDSVWIQSGIVSFSVGCAQPLRPEVYTRVSKYQKWISDTITDKKPGFVTFTSPGTDSDVNFNCSAFVRPTPVPATVPTTVPTTVPTTVPINVGITVPINVSKTAPTTAVKCNSVFCSGGNLILLTHFTSLYVLVALLHMFVGNGGI